CTAAGTGCCTATCCTAATAACCCAGCGGCCCTGAAAGCGACGAGCGCGCAGGCGAAATGCAGAAAAGCGATGTAATTCTCAGCAGACTTGTCCCAGCGAATCAAAATGCGCCGAAAGCGATTCATCCAACTATGAGTCCGTTCGACTACCCACCGCCGGGCTTTGAAGCCAGCTTCGCGCTTGAGGGCCAGAGCTTCTTCACCCCGCGCTCGAATATGAGCGGTGAAACCAAACTCTTGCAACGTTTGGCGCACTTCGTCGTAGTCATACCCTTTATCCAGGCACAGGCCTTGCGGCTGTTCAGGCGTTGGCTCTGGGCGTTGCACCGGGTTGCTCTCAACGGTCTCTCGGACCATCTTCATATCATTCCGATTGGCCCCGTCAACGGCCAAACCGACGGGGATGCCGTTGGCTTCGGTCAACAGACTGCGTTTGACGCCCGACTTGCCGCGATCGGTCGGGTTTTTGCCGGTTTTTTTCCCCGCCCAATGGTGCTTTGGTCATCGCGCCATCCATACTTAGCCAACTCCAGTCCAGCCCTTTCAGTTCATCGTACGCTTCCAGCCCGACTCGCCAAAGGTCCAAGAACACCCCGGCTTCGACCCATTCTTGAAAACGGAGGTGTGCCGTTGAGCCGGAACAGATCCCCGTCGTGTCCAAGGCCTTCCATTGGCAACCCGTACGCAGGACATAGAAAATGCCATTGGCGCATTGGCGCTCTGGGACACGGGGGCGACCGCCGCCCAAGCGATGCCGATTTACATACGGGGGGAGTAAAGGGGCCAGCACGGCCCATAACTCGTCCGAGATTTCAAAACCGCCTGTCGTGGGATTGGTCGGCCTCGTTGGGCGAGTCGGTTTCTGTTGTTTGATTGGTGTTTTCACAGTCTTGGGCATTTGGCAACTGTATCAGCAAAGGGGTCTTTAGGATAGGTTCTAAGCAAAGTCCACCAGCGTGATCCAGTTCGGCTCTTCGTAGCGGTAAAAACTCCACGAGCCTTCGCCGCTCAACTGCAAGTAGTAGTAGTGACCCACATCCACCACCCGCAGGAAGACGCCGTAGGTGGCGTTCGTCGGCCCGTCAACCACGCCAGCCGTCACGGTCAAGTCAAAGTTGTCGAACTCCTGGCCGGGCCGCGCCCACGACACCACCTGCGGCTGGCTGGCTTCCACCCTCAGCGCCCCACCCGCGACGACGGCCCGCCCGGTCTCGTCGTCGAAGGTTGACCACGAGCCTTCGCTGTCAAAGTCTTCGCGATACAGAGGCGCGTCCGATTGAACGGGAATGGGCGTGAAGGTGGGCGGGATGGCCGGGGTAGGTGTGAAGAGGAAAGGAAGCGGGAGCGACGTCCCGGTTCGAGTAAAGATGAAGGCCCCGGCGCCGGCCATTGCCAGCCCGCCGGCCAAACAAATGCAAAGCAAGCCGCCAATGACGGCAACCCACATCAGAGTGGATGCATTTTCATTCGATTCTTCCATAGGATTTTCAACGGATGGAAATTTCGACGACAATGGCCGTGATGTTGTCGCGGCCACCGGCTTCGTTGGCGGCAGTGACCAGGCGGTGGGCGGCCTCGGCCGGGGTGGGCGCGGCGTGGGCAATGGCCGCAATCTGCTCGTCGCTGATCATGCCGTTGAGGCCGTCACAACACAAAATGAGTCGGTCGCCCGGCTCCAGCTCCACCGATTGCACGTCAGGCTCAACCTCTTCTTTGTTGCCGATGGTTTTGTAGACGAGGCTTCCCAGGTTGTGGCTCTTGGCCTGAGCCGGGGTGAGTTGTTTGGCTTTCACCAGTTCTTCGACAAGGGAGTGATCGTAGGTGAGACGTTCGAGTTCGCCCGATGAGTTGAGGCGGTAAGCCCGGCTGTCGCCGACGTGGGCCAGGCAAACGTTGAGGCCGTTGACGACGGCCATCACCAGGGTGCTGCCCATTTCGCTGTTGGCGCCGGTGCGCTTCTCCACCACGGCCTCGTTGGCCCGCTTCACTGCCAGTTGAAGCCAGGTCTTGGTAGCGGCCTCGTCCAGCGCGCCGCCAATGAAACTATTGAAGAGGTCGGCCTGGGCCAAACTGGCAATGGCTGTCACCACCAGGCCGCTGGCAATCTCGCCGCCCTCGTAACCCCCCAAACCGTCGGCCACCACGTAGAGTCCCAGCGGGCTGGGCATGGACTGGTTGACTTTGTCCATTTCCATCACCAGCAGGCTGTCCTGGTTTATCTTGCGCACCTGGCCGATGTCGGTGTGATGACCGGAGGCAAGCAAAACGGCTAGTTGAGGCCGGGGGATTGAGGGGGTGTCCATTACAGCTTTATAACACGAGAGGAAAAAAAGGGGCAAGTGGCTTTGTTCCCATCGAAAACAGGCGTTCGGGGGAAATGGCCCAAATTTTAGTCTTCCGGTTCAATCGTCAGTGTGAGCGGGAAGCCTTCGGCGCGGGCCAGGGCGTGGGCCTGCCCCACCCGGTACTTGGCTTCTTCCAGCGGGTATGTAGCTACGTAGGCGATGCCGCGCAGGTGAGCGGCCAGCATCACGTCCTCGGCCCGTTCCCCCGACAGTTCAAACACGCTACGCAAGACGAAGACGACGAAATCCATCGTCGTGACATCGTCGTTGTGGAGCAAAACTCTTCCCCTGTCGCCGGTGGCCGGCCCGACGACGAGTTCAAGCTCGCGCTCAGTTTCTACAGAGGTTTCTTCTTCTCGGTTAACTTCAAGCCGCACGTCGCTTTCAACCATCACTGGGCCGTCCTCTGTGCGCAATTGTACCCGAACGCCAAGCAACTCCACCAGCGCCCGTTTTTTTCCATTGTTGGGGTAGTCAACTATGCCGGCAAAAAGAAAAACGCCAGCCCCAACATCACATACACCACCAACAACTGCGCCCCTTCCAGCCAGTTGGTCTCGCCGTCGGCGCTCACCAGGGCGACGATGACCGAAGCGGCCATCATAGCGATAAGTTCAAACTGGTTGAAGTGCAGGGTAAGATACGGCGCCGGAAAGAGCAGGCTGACGAACACCAGCGCCGGCGCGACGAAGAGGGCGATTTGCAGACTCGAACCGACGGCGATCTCCACGCTCAAGTCCATCTGATTCTTCATCGCCACTTGCACCGCCACCAGATGTTCAGCCACGTTGCCGATGATGGGAATGAGGATGATGCCCAGGAAGAATTCGGTGATGAAGGGGAATTCTTCGATGATCGGTTCAACCGTGCCCACCAGCAATTCACTTAACACCACCACCGCCGCCACCGTCGCCGCCATGACTGCCAGAGATTTTTGCGGAGACCACAGATGCTTCACCCCATGCTCAGCCGAGGGCCGGGTGAGCGGCGTGTCCTCGGTGGCCGGGGCGCGGAATGAATAAAAGATGCCAAGCCCATAAATCAGAATCATACAAGTCGCCACGCCCAGACTCAGGGCTTCAACCGGCTGAGAAGAGTCCGGGCCGATGGCCGGGCTGAACAAGGTAGGGACGGCGAGGGCAATGAGCACCATCAACAACATGGTCGAGTTTTGCCCGGCCCGCGCCCGGTCAAACTTCTGGCGGCCATTCTTCAGCCCGCCAAAGAGCATGCTGGCCCCAAGCACCAACAGCAAATTACCCAGGATCGAGCCGGTGAGCGAGGCTTTTACCAACTCCAGCAGGCCTTCACGAATGGCGGCGATGGTGATGATCAGTTCGGCGGCATTGCCGAAGGTGGCGTTGAGCAGGCCGCCGATCTTCGGGCCGGTGCGCTCGGCCAGCATTTCGGTGCTCTCGCCGATCCAGCCGGCCAGCGGGATGAGGGCGGCGCAGGCAAAGCCAAAAATGGCAATCGGCGGCCAGTGCAGGAGTTCGCCAACAATCGCCAGCGGCGCGCCGATGAGCAATACTTGTAACCAGTTGATTTTCAGATTCTTGAGTTTGTCCATTAATGCTCGTTCCTCCAGGACAATAAAGTTGGTGTCTCCCGGCTTTAACGGGAATTGGGACGCAGACGCAAAGCGCGCGGATAAACGCAGGTTTTGTTTTTTATCCGCGAAAATCAGCGCGCAAAGCGTCCGCGTCCCCAGGGCGGTTCGAGAAAATCGGCGATGGCTTTTGCGGCGCAAACACCCTCAGCGCGGCCGGCCAAACGTTGAACTCGGCCCGTTTCACAGCCTCGGCGGCTTCCCCGTCGAATTGCAGCCGCATAGGCAACTCCGTTTCAACTTCAATTCTGCGCCCGCTCAATTTTTGCACCGTGGGGTGGCCGAGGTGCTGGCCGCGCTTGTAACGAACGAGTTGGCCCAGCGCCTCAAAGTAGCTTTCGCCGTCCATCGTCCAGACATCAAGCTGGCCGTCGTCAACGCGGGTGTCAGGATCGAGAATGGATTGGACGCCCGCGTAGCGCCGGATGTTGGTGATGACGGCCAGCAGTTTCGTGCCGCTTATCGTTCTGTCGTCGGCGCGAACCGTCATCGGCCCGCCGCGAAAGTCGGCGGCGGCGAGAAGGCCGGCCAGGTAAAAATACGCTTCGCCAAGACGTTTGCTAAGCTCGGGGCGGGGCTCAATTTTGCTGATGACGTGGCCGTCCAGCCCCACGCCCGCCCACAATAAAAAGGATCGGTCGCCACAGCGGCCTATATCAACTGATCTGACTACGCCGTTCAACTGAGCCTCGAGGCAGTTCTGAACATCAGCCGCCGATTTTAACCCGGCGCCAGGTTCTATCAACCCCAGTTCAACTGCCCAAATGTTGGCCGTGCCGGTAGGCAAAACACCCATCACCACGTCCGACCCGGCCAGGGCGGCAGAGACGGCCCCCACTGTGCCATCGCCGCCTGCGGCAAAGACGGCGTCTACATCCTCGCTCAACACTGAGGCGGCCACACCATGCATCTCGCCGTGCCGCCTTGTCTCCTTCAAAACCACCGACCAACCCAGAGCCTGCAAGGCTTTCTGCGCCCACTGCACCACCTGAGCCGCGCGCCCTCTGCCGGCGATTCCGGCAATGGGGTTGAAAACAAGGGCGGCCCGCATGTGCGTCATGACGGCAGATTATAGCTTGAAAACAATTGCGTTTGAATTGTGTCGGGGGTAAAATGTCCTATATGGCCGATGCACTCCTCAACCAACGTTATAAGATTCTGTCGCAAATCGGGGCTGGCGGCATGGCGCTTGTTCTCAAAGCCCAGGATATGTCGCTGGGGCGGCCGGTGGCCGTCAAAGTCCTGCGCGAGACCTACACCGGCAACGGCGAGTTTCTCAGCCGCTTCCTCGACGAGGCCCGCGCCGCCGCCAACCTGGCCCACCCCAACATCGTCACCGTCCACGATTTTGGCGAGGACAGCGGGCGCTATTACATGGTAATGGAGCATGTGGAAGGCAAGAATCTGAAGGACATCATCCGCAACGAAGGCCCGTTCAACGTTGACCGCGCCCTCGATTATGCCATCCAGATTTGCATGGGTGTGGGCTACGCCCACCGTGCCGGGCTGGTGCACTGCGACCTCAAACCGCAGAATGTTCTGGTCACGCCTGATGGCCGGGTCAAAGTGACCGACTTCGGCATCGCCCGCGCGCTGGCGTCCATCCATCCGGCTGAAGTGAACGAAGTGGTGTGGGGAAGCCCGCAATACTTTTCGCCGGAGCAGGCGGCCGGCGAGGCCCCCACCCCGGCCTCCGACGTGTATTCAATTGGCGTGATGCTGTTCGAGATGTTGACCGGCAAACTGCCCTTCCAGGCCGAGAACCCGCAAGAGCTTTCCATGAAGCACTTGCAGGAAGAACCGCCGCCGCTCTCGCTCTATAACCCGTCCCTGCCTGAAGCCCTCGAACGCATCGTTCACAAAGTGCTGGCTAAAGAGCCGTCGGCCCGCTACCGCACTGCCGATCAACTCGGCCACATTCTGGTTTCGTACAAAGATCGTGGCGCGGAAGTGACTGCTGGCCGCCCCCAGGCCGCCACGGTTAAATCCACAGCCATGCCCACCGCCCCGGCAGTGGGCCGCACCCAACCGCGTCCGGCGGCCAAACCGGCTCCCCAACCCGCTTCCGAAGAGCAATATTATGGCGAAGACGAAGAGGAAGAAGGCCTCGACTGGACAGCCATCCTGCTCGCCGGTGTAGCCCTGCTGGCGTTGGTCGGTCTGATTCCGCTCTGGCTGTTTGTGTTGTTGCGATACAATCCCGGCCTCTTCGGCTTATAAAACTCTCATCTTCCACAGATCTATCAGGTCTGGTTCAGCTTCGCCAGGGGGGACTGGTTTCTCAGCCGATCTACCTAAATGGCGGAATCTCACGCGCTCTTAAGATGGTAAAATGAATAACGGTTGGTATAATCGCTGATGTAGTTCTGACACATTGATAGTAAAGTGGCTGAAAGATTGGAGGCCCATTGTGAATAACCCCCGTATAAGAAACATTTTTGTCTATGTCTTGATCCTGCTGGCCATCGTCGCCATCCTGTGGTCGGTGCGCTCTCAGACCCAGCAGACCAAGCCATTGACCTTGAGCGAACTTGCCCAGGCCCTGAGGCGCGGCGACGTTGAGAAGATTTCCGTCTCCGGCGACGACATCACCGTAACCAGAAAAGACGGCTCCGTCGCCGTCGCCCGCAAAGAACCTACTTCGACGGCCGCCGAACAATTGGTAGCCCTGGGCGTGGACTCGGAAATCCTGTCCGGCGTCGAAGTGGACGTGGCCCGCCCCAGCGAGTGGGCCAACCTCATCCCTCTGCTTGGCTACACCCTGCCCGCCATCTTCGTCATGGGGTTGATCTACTTTATGCTCCGCCAGGCGCAGGGAAGCAACAACCAGGCGCTCTCCTTTGGCAAGAGCCGGGCGCGCATGTTCACCGGCGACCAGCCGACCGTGACCTTTGAAGACGTGGCCGGGGCGGAGGAAGCCAAAGAAGACCTCAAGGAAATCGTCGAATTCCTCAAAGAGCCGGAGAAGTTCATCTCACTCGGCGCTCGCATCCCCAAAGGCGTTTTGCTGGTGGGGTCGCCGGGCACTGGCAAGACCCTGCTCGCCAAAGCCGTGTCGGGTGAGGCGGGCGTCCCGTTCTTCTCGATCTCCGGCTCGGAGTTCGTGGAGATGTTCGTCGGCGTCGGCGCCAGCCGCGTGCGCGATCTCTTCGATCAGGCCAAGCGCCACAGCCCGTGCATCGTCTTCGTAGACGAAATTGACGCGGTGGGCCGCCATCGCGGCGCCGGCCTGGGCGGAAGCCATGACGAGCGCGAACAAACCCTCAACCAGATTCTGGTGGAGATGGACGGCTTCGACACCGACACGAACGTGATTGTGGTGGCCGCCACCAACCGCCCCGACATTCTCGACCCGGCCCTGATGCGGCCCGGACGGTTTGACCGCCGGGTGATCCTCGACCGGCCCGATGTCAAAGGCCGTGAAGCCATCCTCAAAGTTCATTTGCGTGGCAAGCCGCTGGCCTCCGACGTGAACGTCTCGACCCTGGCCAAGAGCACCCCTGGCTTCGTGGGCGCAGACATTGAAAACCTGGTCAACGAATCGGCCATCCTGGCCGCCCGCCGGAGCAAGAAATCCATCGGCATGTCGGAACTGGAGAACAGCATCGAGCGCGTCATGCTTGGCCCCGAGCGCAAGAGCAAGCTGATCACACCCAGAGAGAAGGAAGTGGTGGCCTACCACGAGGCGGGTCATGCCGTCGTCGCCCGGGCCATGCCGGAGCACGACCCGGTTCGTAAAGTCACCATCATCCCGCGTGGCGTGGCCGGCGGCGTCACCTGGTACCTGCCTGAAGACTCGTCGCTGACGACGCGCACCAAACTAAAGACCACCCTGGCTTCGGCCATGGGTGGCCGCGCCGCCGAAGAGCTTGCTTTTGGCGACATCACCACCGGCGCCAGCGGCGACATCGCCCAGATCACCGACATTGCCCGCACGATGGTGACGCGCTGGGGCATGAGCGAGAAGCTTGGCCCGATGACGTTCGGCAAGAAGGAAGAGCTGGTCTTTCTGGGCAAAGAGTTGGGCGAACAGCGCGACTATTCCGACTCGGTGGCTCAGGAGATTGACGAAGAAGTGCGACGGCTGGTGCAGGAAGCCCACGAGATGGCGCTGGAAATTCTGACGAATCACCGCGCCCAGCTTGACACCGTGGCCAAGAAGTTGATGGAAGTGGAAACGCTGGACGCCGTCGAGTTTGAAGCGGTGTACACCGGCCAGGAACCGCCCGCCGAGAGCGGCAGTTCCACCTCCAACACCCCACGCCCGCCCCGCCCCGCGCCCGAGTCGCCTGCCCCTTCGGATGGCTGGCCTGTGCCGTTGCCTACCGGCGCGTAAGGCACACAAGTAGACAAGTTAACAGGTAGACAAAAAAGGACCCCGGCGATGAGCCGGGGTCCTTTTTTGAATCAATGCGTTTATTCTTACGGCTGTGACTTCAAAAGACTATCGAACTCATCAGCGGCGTCAACAAGCAATCCCTTTGGATTTGTCAAACTAAACAGTTCCCATTGTTTATCGAGAGGAAAGCTATCGAGAAACCAACACAACGCCCGAACTTGCGGTTCGTTATTGATCACCTCAAGGGCCGCGCTTAACCAGCCGCGTGGATAATTTTGCGCTGGTTTTACATCAGTGTCCGGCTGGTAAGTATTCGTTGAAGTGATGTAGACAGGCAACCCTTTTGTATACGGATAGGCGTTGATAATATCCAGCCAATCACCATACACGCGGAAACCAGCTTGAGCCTGTCCCCAAGTATTTCTTCGGAGATCACGGTGCGGCTCGGTTGCGCCCTCATCAGTCGCAAATTCCGGCGCGTCGGGTCGGCCAGGCGCTTGAACGGCAAACCCATCCGGGCCAACAAATGGGATGCCGATCGCTGCATTAGCAGTCGCTGAAGCATCGAGCGAGGCAACCAGCGTGTTCATATAATTCAGCCAGGGTTGATCAAGCCGATAACGGCGTTGGCCGTTTTGGTCATCAACCCACGGCCTCACCGGGCCAACCAACACCTGAACTGCCGGGTTTTCAGCGTGAATAGCTTCAACGGTGTTGTCGCCATGTTCTGGTTCGGCCTCATAGCCGTTGAAGACGCGGGCATACCATTCAGGAGTGACTAAATCAGCGACGGCCTGCGAGTTGCTACCCTTTGTATTGTAGCCGCTACCGATGATGTAACCATATACATCGTTCAGCCGCGCATCTCGAGCCAGCCGCCGGACGTAATCAAGATATGCATCGAGTGCCAGGTAATCATTCGCTGGAGGGATACTTTGGCCTTGATCATAATCAACCCGGACAAGCACCCGTAGCCCTTTGGCCGTCGCTCCTTGAACCCGGCCAGCCAAATCATCAATGCCCCAGTATTCTGACTCAGCTTTCATGACGTAGGTTAATTCCACATCCCACCCTGCCCGATGATGCCAGTCGCGTTCCGGATGAGCGAAAACGATTCCTAGCTTGGTAGGAATTCTCTGGGCAGGTTGCGTGAGGTTTCTTGATTCAAGCGCGCCTATTGTAACTCGTGCCCGCTCGATGCAACCCGTATCGCAGTCATGATAAAAAACGAATTCGTAACCAGCACTATCCGGAACTATAAAAGACCAACGCCAAGTACCATACCCGCTGTTTGCTTCGTAATCTTCCAAAGTCGCTTCACTACCAGCAACAGCAAGTTTGAC
This window of the Chloroflexota bacterium genome carries:
- a CDS encoding ATP-dependent metallopeptidase FtsH/Yme1/Tma family protein; the protein is MVNNPRIRNIFVYVLILLAIVAILWSVRSQTQQTKPLTLSELAQALRRGDVEKISVSGDDITVTRKDGSVAVARKEPTSTAAEQLVALGVDSEILSGVEVDVARPSEWANLIPLLGYTLPAIFVMGLIYFMLRQAQGSNNQALSFGKSRARMFTGDQPTVTFEDVAGAEEAKEDLKEIVEFLKEPEKFISLGARIPKGVLLVGSPGTGKTLLAKAVSGEAGVPFFSISGSEFVEMFVGVGASRVRDLFDQAKRHSPCIVFVDEIDAVGRHRGAGLGGSHDEREQTLNQILVEMDGFDTDTNVIVVAATNRPDILDPALMRPGRFDRRVILDRPDVKGREAILKVHLRGKPLASDVNVSTLAKSTPGFVGADIENLVNESAILAARRSKKSIGMSELENSIERVMLGPERKSKLITPREKEVVAYHEAGHAVVARAMPEHDPVRKVTIIPRGVAGGVTWYLPEDSSLTTRTKLKTTLASAMGGRAAEELAFGDITTGASGDIAQITDIARTMVTRWGMSEKLGPMTFGKKEELVFLGKELGEQRDYSDSVAQEIDEEVRRLVQEAHEMALEILTNHRAQLDTVAKKLMEVETLDAVEFEAVYTGQEPPAESGSSTSNTPRPPRPAPESPAPSDGWPVPLPTGA
- a CDS encoding IS5 family transposase (programmed frameshift); this encodes MLAPLLPPYVNRHRLGGGRPRVPERQCANGIFYVLRTGCQWKALDTTGICSGSTAHLRFQEWVEAGVFLDLWRVGLEAYDELKGLDWSWLSMDGAMTKAPLGGEKTGKNPTDRGKSGVKRSLLTEANGIPVGLAVDGANRNDMKMVRETVESNPVQRPEPTPEQPQGLCLDKGYDYDEVRQTLQEFGFTAHIRARGEEALALKREAGFKARRWVVERTHSWMNRFRRILIRWDKSAENYIAFLHFACALVAFRAAGLLG
- a CDS encoding diacylglycerol kinase family lipid kinase; amino-acid sequence: MTHMRAALVFNPIAGIAGRGRAAQVVQWAQKALQALGWSVVLKETRRHGEMHGVAASVLSEDVDAVFAAGGDGTVGAVSAALAGSDVVMGVLPTGTANIWAVELGLIEPGAGLKSAADVQNCLEAQLNGVVRSVDIGRCGDRSFLLWAGVGLDGHVISKIEPRPELSKRLGEAYFYLAGLLAAADFRGGPMTVRADDRTISGTKLLAVITNIRRYAGVQSILDPDTRVDDGQLDVWTMDGESYFEALGQLVRYKRGQHLGHPTVQKLSGRRIEVETELPMRLQFDGEAAEAVKRAEFNVWPAALRVFAPQKPSPIFSNRPGDADALRADFRG
- a CDS encoding serine/threonine-protein phosphatase; the protein is MDTPSIPRPQLAVLLASGHHTDIGQVRKINQDSLLVMEMDKVNQSMPSPLGLYVVADGLGGYEGGEIASGLVVTAIASLAQADLFNSFIGGALDEAATKTWLQLAVKRANEAVVEKRTGANSEMGSTLVMAVVNGLNVCLAHVGDSRAYRLNSSGELERLTYDHSLVEELVKAKQLTPAQAKSHNLGSLVYKTIGNKEEVEPDVQSVELEPGDRLILCCDGLNGMISDEQIAAIAHAAPTPAEAAHRLVTAANEAGGRDNITAIVVEISIR
- the cax gene encoding calcium/proton exchanger; translation: MNWLQVLLIGAPLAIVGELLHWPPIAIFGFACAALIPLAGWIGESTEMLAERTGPKIGGLLNATFGNAAELIITIAAIREGLLELVKASLTGSILGNLLLVLGASMLFGGLKNGRQKFDRARAGQNSTMLLMVLIALAVPTLFSPAIGPDSSQPVEALSLGVATCMILIYGLGIFYSFRAPATEDTPLTRPSAEHGVKHLWSPQKSLAVMAATVAAVVVLSELLVGTVEPIIEEFPFITEFFLGIILIPIIGNVAEHLVAVQVAMKNQMDLSVEIAVGSSLQIALFVAPALVFVSLLFPAPYLTLHFNQFELIAMMAASVIVALVSADGETNWLEGAQLLVVYVMLGLAFFFLPA
- a CDS encoding serine/threonine protein kinase, with the protein product MADALLNQRYKILSQIGAGGMALVLKAQDMSLGRPVAVKVLRETYTGNGEFLSRFLDEARAAANLAHPNIVTVHDFGEDSGRYYMVMEHVEGKNLKDIIRNEGPFNVDRALDYAIQICMGVGYAHRAGLVHCDLKPQNVLVTPDGRVKVTDFGIARALASIHPAEVNEVVWGSPQYFSPEQAAGEAPTPASDVYSIGVMLFEMLTGKLPFQAENPQELSMKHLQEEPPPLSLYNPSLPEALERIVHKVLAKEPSARYRTADQLGHILVSYKDRGAEVTAGRPQAATVKSTAMPTAPAVGRTQPRPAAKPAPQPASEEQYYGEDEEEEGLDWTAILLAGVALLALVGLIPLWLFVLLRYNPGLFGL
- a CDS encoding ATP-dependent Clp protease adaptor ClpS produces the protein MVESDVRLEVNREEETSVETERELELVVGPATGDRGRVLLHNDDVTTMDFVVFVLRSVFELSGERAEDVMLAAHLRGIAYVATYPLEEAKYRVGQAHALARAEGFPLTLTIEPED